From a region of the Arachis ipaensis cultivar K30076 chromosome B09, Araip1.1, whole genome shotgun sequence genome:
- the LOC107615362 gene encoding uncharacterized protein LOC107615362 has translation MSPFRIVYGKVCHLLVEIEHKAYYAVKQCNMDFTKAGIARKLQLDKLECLRIEAYENARIYKEKTKTFHDHHICKKDFQEGDEVLLYNSRHKFIPRKLRSRWDGPSKVKKVKPYGVVELFHPQSGATFKVNGHRVKKYHSHKSPKELEMFLLRDSPGGREC, from the coding sequence atgagtccctttcggatTGTCTATGGGAAGGTGTGCCACCTCCTGGTTGAAATTGAACATAAGGCCTATTATGCGGTTAAACAATGCAATATGGACTTCACCAAGGCGGGCATAGCAAGGAAATTACAATTAGATAAACTCGAATGCCTTAGGATAGAGGCCTATGAGAATGCAAGGATTTATAAGGAGAAAACTAAGACATTCCATGATCACCATATCTGCAAGAAAGATTTCCAAGAGGGTGATGAAGTTCTTCTATACAACTCAAGACACAAATTCATACCCAGAAAGCTCCGTTCGAGGTGGGATGGTCCCTCTAAAGTGAAGAAAGTGAAGCCCTATGGTGTGGTCGAGCTATTCCACCCTCAAAGTGGTGCAACATTCAAAGTGAACGGCCACAGGGTAAAGAAGTATCATAGTCATAAGTCACCGAAGGAGTTGGAGATGTTCCTACTTAGGGATTCACCCGGAGGAAGAGAATGTTAA